The following proteins are encoded in a genomic region of Nocardioides renjunii:
- the rpsS gene encoding 30S ribosomal protein S19, translating to MPRSLKKGPFVDGHLQKKVDAENEKGSHNVIKTWSRRSMIVPDMIGHTIAVHDGRKHVPVFVTDSMVGHKLGEFAPTRTYRGHVKEDRKGRRR from the coding sequence TGCCTCGTAGCCTCAAGAAGGGCCCCTTCGTGGACGGCCACCTGCAGAAGAAGGTGGACGCCGAGAACGAGAAGGGCTCGCACAACGTCATCAAGACCTGGTCGCGCCGGTCGATGATCGTGCCCGACATGATCGGTCACACCATCGCCGTCCACGACGGCCGCAAGCACGTCCCCGTCTTCGTGACCGACTCGATGGTCGGCCACAAGCTCGGGGAGTTCGCCCCCACCCGCACCTACCGCGGGCACGTCAAGGAAGACCGGAAGGGACGCCGTCGATGA
- the rplV gene encoding 50S ribosomal protein L22, with protein sequence MSTTERSRTSARRESLLGDQPGAFASARYVRITPMKARRVVDMVRGLQVDEALTLLQFAPQAASETVYKVLESAVANAETTEGLNRADLVLSVAMVDEGPTMKRWRPRAQGRATRINKRTSHITLAVQPADAITVKNGRANKNGRGA encoded by the coding sequence ATGAGCACCACCGAGCGCAGCCGCACCAGTGCGCGCCGCGAGTCGCTGCTCGGCGACCAGCCGGGCGCGTTCGCCAGCGCACGCTACGTACGGATCACTCCGATGAAGGCCCGCCGTGTCGTCGACATGGTCCGCGGCCTCCAGGTCGACGAGGCCCTGACCCTGCTGCAGTTCGCGCCGCAGGCCGCCTCCGAGACCGTCTACAAGGTGCTGGAGAGCGCCGTCGCCAACGCCGAGACGACCGAGGGCCTCAACCGGGCCGACCTGGTCCTCTCCGTCGCGATGGTCGACGAGGGCCCGACGATGAAGCGTTGGCGTCCGCGTGCCCAGGGTCGGGCGACCCGCATCAACAAGCGCACCAGCCACATCACCCTGGCGGTGCAGCCGGCCGACGCGATCACCGTGAAGAACGGCCGCGCCAACAAGAACGGAAGGGGTGCCTGA
- the rpsC gene encoding 30S ribosomal protein S3, whose amino-acid sequence MGQKINPNGFRLGISTDHKSRWYADKLYKSYVGEDVAIRKLLSKGMERAGISKVEIERTRDRVRVDIHTARPGIVIGRRGAEADRIRGELEKLTGKQVQLNILEVKNPEVDAQLVAQGVAEQLSGRVQFRRAMRKAMQTSMRSGAKGIRIQCSGRLNGAEMSRTEFYREGRVPLHTLRADIDYGFYEARTTFGRIGVKVWIYKGEVAGTRAERQAQQAARAGAPGRGGRPNTRGGDRPSRGSRGDRAPRAEGTADSSAAPAAEAAPSTGQEA is encoded by the coding sequence ATGGGCCAGAAGATCAACCCGAACGGGTTCCGCCTGGGCATCTCCACCGACCACAAGAGCCGGTGGTACGCCGACAAGCTCTACAAGTCGTACGTCGGTGAGGACGTCGCGATCCGCAAGCTGCTCTCCAAGGGCATGGAGCGGGCCGGCATCTCCAAGGTCGAGATCGAGCGCACCCGCGACCGCGTCCGGGTGGACATCCACACCGCGCGTCCGGGCATCGTCATCGGCCGCCGCGGCGCCGAGGCCGACCGCATCCGCGGCGAGCTCGAGAAGCTCACGGGCAAGCAGGTGCAGCTCAACATCCTCGAGGTGAAGAACCCCGAGGTGGACGCGCAGCTGGTCGCCCAGGGCGTCGCCGAGCAGCTCTCGGGCCGCGTGCAGTTCCGTCGCGCCATGCGCAAGGCGATGCAGACCTCGATGCGCTCGGGTGCCAAGGGCATCCGGATCCAGTGCTCGGGTCGCCTCAACGGCGCCGAGATGTCGCGCACCGAGTTCTACCGCGAGGGCCGCGTGCCCCTGCACACGCTCCGTGCCGACATCGACTACGGCTTCTACGAGGCCCGCACCACCTTCGGTCGCATCGGCGTCAAGGTGTGGATCTACAAGGGCGAGGTCGCCGGCACCCGTGCCGAGCGCCAGGCCCAGCAGGCCGCCCGCGCCGGTGCCCCCGGCCGCGGTGGTCGTCCCAACACCCGTGGCGGCGACCGTCCGAGCCGTGGCTCGCGCGGCGACCGCGCTCCTCGCGCCGAGGGCACTGCTGATTCGTCAGCGGCCCCGGCCGCCGAGGCAGCACCGAGCACCGGACAGGAGGCCTGA
- the rplP gene encoding 50S ribosomal protein L16 codes for MLMPRRVKHRKQHHPKRRGVAKGGTTLAFGDFGIQAIEGHYVTNRQIESARIAMTRHIKRGGKVWINIYPDRPLTKKPAETRMGSGKGSPEWWVANVKPGRVMFELSGVDEITAREAMRRAMHKLPMKCRFISREAGEF; via the coding sequence ATGTTGATGCCCCGTCGCGTCAAGCACCGCAAGCAGCACCACCCCAAGCGCCGTGGCGTCGCCAAGGGCGGCACCACGCTGGCCTTCGGTGACTTCGGCATCCAGGCGATCGAGGGTCACTACGTGACCAACCGGCAGATCGAGTCGGCCCGTATCGCCATGACCCGCCACATCAAGCGTGGCGGCAAGGTCTGGATCAACATCTACCCGGACCGCCCGCTGACCAAGAAGCCGGCCGAGACCCGCATGGGCTCGGGCAAGGGCTCGCCCGAGTGGTGGGTCGCCAACGTCAAGCCCGGCCGCGTCATGTTCGAACTCTCCGGCGTCGACGAGATCACTGCCCGCGAGGCCATGCGCCGCGCGATGCACAAGCTCCCGATGAAGTGCCGGTTCATCTCCCGAGAGGCCGGTGAATTCTGA
- the rpmC gene encoding 50S ribosomal protein L29 yields MATKLNAHELDELTATDLEAKLREAKEELFNLRFQAATGQLDSHGRLRTVKKDIARIYTVVRERELGIRTTPGTNEEAKA; encoded by the coding sequence ATGGCTACCAAGCTGAACGCCCACGAGCTCGACGAGCTCACCGCCACCGACCTGGAGGCGAAGCTGCGCGAGGCCAAGGAGGAGCTGTTCAACCTCCGGTTCCAGGCGGCCACCGGCCAGCTGGACAGCCACGGCCGGCTGCGCACGGTCAAGAAGGACATCGCCCGCATCTACACCGTGGTCCGCGAGCGCGAGCTCGGCATCCGCACCACGCCGGGCACCAACGAAGAGGCGAAGGCATGA
- the rpsQ gene encoding 30S ribosomal protein S17, which translates to MSENSSENTATEAAERNQRKVREGLVVSDKMDKTIVVAVEDRVKHALYGKVLRKTSRLKAHDETNQCGIGDRVLIMETRPLSATKRWRLVEVLEKAK; encoded by the coding sequence ATGAGCGAGAACTCGAGCGAGAACACGGCGACCGAGGCCGCCGAGCGCAACCAGCGCAAGGTCCGCGAGGGCCTCGTGGTGAGCGACAAGATGGACAAGACCATCGTCGTCGCTGTCGAGGACCGCGTGAAGCACGCGCTCTACGGCAAGGTGCTGCGCAAGACGTCGCGCCTGAAGGCCCACGACGAGACCAACCAGTGCGGCATCGGCGACCGGGTCCTGATCATGGAGACCCGCCCGCTGTCCGCCACCAAGCGCTGGCGGCTCGTCGAGGTCCTCGAGAAGGCCA